The following is a genomic window from Spirosoma agri.
GACGACCCGCCTGGAAACCACTCACGTACTGATTGCTTGGATTGGTGGCCGACCAGCGATTGGCAAGCCCTGCCAACTGGTTCCGTTGTCCTAAGGGCATTTCGAACGAAAGCCGGCTCGCGTTGTAAATGTCGTTGCCCTGAGAGCCCGACAGAAACAGGTTTAGGTCAAATCCTTTGAACGACAGATTGGTTGAAAAGCCATAAATAAACGCCGGATTCGGGTTGCCGGTAATTACCTGGTCAGCCGCCGAAATGACACCATCGCCGTTAATGTCTTTCACTTTCAAACCACCCAAACGACCGTCGTAGCCGGGTAGGATTGATTCGCCCGTCTGGTTGATGCCGTCGAAAACGTAGGTTTTAAAGACGCCCAGCGGCTGGCCAATGCCCAAGATCGAATAGGTCGTGATAAACCGCTCCTGCGTGGTCCCTCCATCCAGATCCAGTACCTTATTGCGGTTCATAGTCAGATTGCCGGACACGTTCCACTTCAGCGGACCATCCAGAACTCGGGCGTTCACGGCGAATTCCAGCCCCTTGTTTTGCAATGAGGCAAAATTGCCGGTAATCGTGCTATACCCCGAACTCAACGGCAGCCCTTTTACGTACAATAGATCTTTCGTCGTCTTTTGGTAGGCATCGATAATGAAGCTAATGCGGTTGTTAAACAGACCAATGTCAAGGCCGATGTCAGCCTGGGCCGATTTTTCCCAGCGCAGATCGGGGTTGGCGATGCCCGATGGATTGATACCGGTTATGTAGGCGTGGTTGATATTGTAGTCACTCCCCAAAGCCGCCACCGTTGCCAGCGATTGGTATGGGTTGAGACCACCCGCATTTCCGGTAATACCGTAGCTACCGCGTAGTTTTAAATCTGAAAGCCAGGAAACATTCTTGACAAACGGCTCCTCAATGATCCGCCAAGCTGCGGAAACGGCGGGGAACAAGCCATACTTGCGGTTTGCGCCGAACTTGCTTGAGCCATCGATCCGGGCGGTCAAATCCAGAAAATACTTGTCTTTGTAGCCGTAATTGATCCGGGCCAGGTACGAATCCAGGCGGGTACGGTTCCGGCTGCTGGAAACCGTACGGTTCAGGGCCAGTTGCAGGGCTTCGTTCTGGGTAGCATCGTTCGGGAAACCATTGGCGTTGATTTGATTGGAGTCATAGGCCTCCGACTGAGAAGCGACTACAGCCGTTGCTTTGACCGAATGGTGCTTGGCGAACAGAGTGCTGTACGTCAAGATGCTTTCGTGCAGTAGCGCCAGTCCATTGTTATTTATTTTAAATCCTGAACCCGAATTGTCGTTCAAATCGGACCGGTTGACGATCGAGCGGGGCGAATAGCCATCGCGCAGGCTGCTTTGCAGATCCGTATTGAACGAGGCCCGGTACGTTAGCCCTTTCAGAATGGTGAAATCGGCGTAGAGATTGATGAGCGTTCGTTTGATGGCGTTCCGGTTCAGGACGCTGGCGAAGTTAAGCGGATTGGTAACTTCCCGATATTGACCACCGGCCTGCTCGCCGAAGGGGAAGAGCGAGCCATCCGCCCGGTAGGGGACCAGTGTTGGTGGTGCCCCAATGGCCGCGCCGAGGATGGAATTCGTCACGACGGGTGCGTCGCCGATCGCTTCAGAACCGGTTGTGATTCCCGAGTTGATGGCGTAACTGCCCAAAATGCTGGTGCCTATTTTGATCCGATCACTCACTCGATGGTCAACATTCAGCCGGTACGAATAGCGCTTAAAGGCCGAATTGATAATAATGCCGTCCTGATTAAAGTAATTAGCCGAAAGGGCCACCTGGGTTTTTTCGGTTCCGCCGTTGATCGACAACTGGT
Proteins encoded in this region:
- a CDS encoding SusC/RagA family TonB-linked outer membrane protein translates to MKKRIRFVVCLVLTTLTSVAVVLAQSSTVSGRVTGADGSALPGVSVILKNTQRGTTTNADGQYSLPNVPTSSAVLTFSFIGYVSQDITVGNRTVIDLTLQSDDRSLNEVVVVGYGTQRKIETTGAIASVKSTDLVQTPVANVAQGLQARVAGVQVSQNTGAPGGNISVRIRGTNSINGNSEPLYVVDGIQISNSGGINDVSPLSTINPNDIESVEILKDASASAIYGSRAANGVVLITTKRGKTGATRVTVESYYGVQKVNKTLPVLNAAQFGQLENEVFKNNYYPDPASLGEGTNWQSLIFRQAPIQNHQLSINGGTEKTQVALSANYFNQDGIIINSAFKRYSYRLNVDHRVSDRIKIGTSILGSYAINSGITTGSEAIGDAPVVTNSILGAAIGAPPTLVPYRADGSLFPFGEQAGGQYREVTNPLNFASVLNRNAIKRTLINLYADFTILKGLTYRASFNTDLQSSLRDGYSPRSIVNRSDLNDNSGSGFKINNNGLALLHESILTYSTLFAKHHSVKATAVVASQSEAYDSNQINANGFPNDATQNEALQLALNRTVSSSRNRTRLDSYLARINYGYKDKYFLDLTARIDGSSKFGANRKYGLFPAVSAAWRIIEEPFVKNVSWLSDLKLRGSYGITGNAGGLNPYQSLATVAALGSDYNINHAYITGINPSGIANPDLRWEKSAQADIGLDIGLFNNRISFIIDAYQKTTKDLLYVKGLPLSSGYSTITGNFASLQNKGLEFAVNARVLDGPLKWNVSGNLTMNRNKVLDLDGGTTQERFITTYSILGIGQPLGVFKTYVFDGINQTGESILPGYDGRLGGLKVKDINGDGVISAADQVITGNPNPAFIYGFSTNLSFKGFDLNLFLSGSQGNDIYNASRLSFEMPLGQRNQLAGLANRWSATNPSNQYVSGFQAGRLPITSQVVEDGSYLRCKNLTLGYTLPRIKGLQQVRVYVSTNNLFTITNYSGFDPEVNTYAGSNTAIGIDNLVYPQAKSFLGGLQVTF